The Helianthus annuus cultivar XRQ/B chromosome 16, HanXRQr2.0-SUNRISE, whole genome shotgun sequence genome includes a window with the following:
- the LOC110892370 gene encoding uncharacterized protein LOC110892370 — MDARKRSDVQPDRGKPPLAAKSGGTRGLNDGNLKIARRGIFKTNAGSKPINVIDELEKISVPVPVEFNVTESSPDMEGLYDSMHEGVTGNQVSNDDGSNPAIYPITEPSVGISDLKLDSINVGKPLSYAESVLRQEKKVNFRALACTTQHEGCDVVLPKESVRVVQEKLSNTLYGYFLGGRVAYPVVDYYVKNNWKRFGLQKIMMNANRFFFFKFTDQKGMRDALASGPWIIRSQPMFLHEWTPTVKLEKQEVKKIQVWVKIHEVPIAAYTEDGLSMIATAIGEPKLLDSYTSSMCMESWGRSSYARALIEISADKEFKEEITMAIPEMEGDSFIKETMYVEYKWSPLRCSSCCVFGHDNHSCPKMPKKRVDFGKQDRLLTNQGSRKGKEIPRVDEDGYMDVPNKKTAKGRRYSDESKGQPNSTSFLSSNPFDVLNKSNVEIGQSSKGGSGNQEDSEEVVEVYNETDDFLMEGTQNVKGASTPSSGVSNESHVDVGNLAKVCNSVFRHWAWTSNGNCYDKGTRIIVRWNSDIFDVFVMAQTDKVMHLQLVFKLDKKVLFCSVVYAANYYVKRREQWHHLSLQKALLGDKSWVIMGDFNAALNLEDHSMGSSSISIDMREFQDCVSDIEVFDINRSGCHFTWTQKPKNGVGVLKKLDRVMGNNSFVSEFPNSVALFHPYRLSDHCPCLLNIPTPGKPKPRSFKFANFLVFKPGFQERVKRIWDTHVDGVPQFQVVKKLKLLKSPLRELLFQQGNLHKKVETNRRDLDSIQLQIDINLMNADLRKQEAKLNADFQIACLDEERFFKQKSKVEWLCAGDANTKFFHASLKTRNHMTRIEAISNSQGVLFHGEEVPKVFVHHYENFLGLEDNITMQPTHDLFEKKFRNEDATHMVRTITSEEIIGPDVSKAVMDFFGSGKLLRELNNTLIVLIPKKSTPSSVTDYRPIACCNVLYKCISKIIADRIKNYLNQVVSINQSAFVPGRRISDNILLTQELMHNYHRSIGPPRCAFKVDIQKAYDTVDWSFLRQVLIGFGFHRKMIHWIMMCVSTATYSICVNGETHGYFKGKRGLRQGDPLSPYLFTLVMEILTYILHRATRLDSSFRFHNKCEKQKIINLCFADDLFLFARGNVRSAQCIMDSLSRFSSMSGLVPSIQKSAAFFCNVSSHVKDAILDILPFEEGMLPVKYLGVPLISTRLRVKDCSELLERLDQRIKNWKNKLLSFAGRLQLILSVLSSMHVYWASAFILPARVVNELEAKMRNFLWAQEGSFHRGKAKVSWKAVCVPKYEGGLGIRRVGDVNKGLMVSHIWSILKQRDSLWVQWIHSYRLRGRNFWNCKETTTCSWSWRKILQLRPLVKEHIWSSLGVGTTISAWYDSWCHLGPLSNILSPRVITNAGFRIDAMVADVYTGDAWAWPNIWRDLFPVLNQLDHIRPDHNKRDRLLWKDGDNLLDHSSFTVWDSLRIREQEVNWVSIVWFPQCIPRHAFLVWNSVRAKAEMGDVDPKWSSIVNYLMTRRRVKSASSYVARLLVGATSYIIWQERNARLFKNQTRPLEAICEVILKIVRYKLMGMKFKSSATVKCLLGKWGIDEDAIEDNGG; from the exons ATGGATGCTCGTAAGAGATCCGATGTCCAGCCTGATCGTGGTAAGCCGCCGTTGGCTGCAAAGAGTGGTGGTACTAGGGGACTGAATGATGGTAATCTGAAAATTGCACGTAGAGGTATTTTTAAGACGAATGCTGGATCAAAGCCGATTAATGTAATAGACGAACTTGAAAAGATTTCTGTTCCGGTTCCTGTTGAATTCAACGTCACGGAATCTTCACCGGACATGGAAGGTTTATATGATAGCATGCATGAGGGGGTCACGGGTAATCAGGTTTCGAATGATGATGGGAGCAACCCTGCTATTTATCCGATTACAGAACCAAGTGTGGGTATCTCAGATTTGAAGCTGGATAGTATTAATGTGGGGAAGCCGTTGTCTTATGCTGAATCAGTTCTTAGGCAGGAGAAAAAGGTTAATTTCCGTGCACTTGCTTGTACAACTCAACACGAGGGTTGTGATGTTGTGCTCCCAAAGGAATCCGTTCGAGTGGTCCAAGAGAAGCTGTCAAACACGCTGTATGGGTATTTTCTTGGTGGCCGAGTAGCTTACCCGGTCGTTGATTATTATGTCAAGAACAATTGGAAACGATTTGGTCTACAGAAAATAATGATGAATGCAAACAGATTTTTCTTCTTTAAGTTTACGGATCAGAAAGGTATGCGGGATGCTCTTGCTTCAGGTCCTTGGATTATTCGGTCTCAACCTATGTTCCTTCATGAATGGACGCCTACTGTCAAGCTTGAGAAACAGGAGGTAAAGAAAATTCAAGTCTGGGTGAAAATACATGAAGTTCCCATTGCTGCTTATACGGAGGATGGCCTTAGCATGATAGCTACAGCCATTGGCGAACCCAAGCTTCTTGATTCTTACACGTCTTCAATGTGCATGGAGTCGTGGGGGAGAAGTAGCTATGCAAGAGCTTTGATAGAGATATCCGCGGATAAGGAGTTTAAGGAGGAAATCACTATGGCGATCCCTGAGATGGAAGGTGATAGTTTTATTAAAGAAACCATGTATGTGGAATACAAATGGAGCCCGCTTAGATGTTCGTCTTGCTGTGTTTTTGGACATGATAATCACTCGTGTCCAAAGATGCCAAAGAAAAGGGTTGATTTCGGTAAACAAGACCGTTTGCTAACTAATCAAGGAAGTCGGAAAGGGAAAGAGATACCGAGAGTTGATGAGGATGGGTATATGGATGTGCCGAATAAGAAAACTGCAAAAGGGAGGAGGTATTCAG ATGAGTCTAAAGGGCAGCCGAATTCTACCAGTTTTCTTTCTTCTAATCCGTTTGACGTCTTAAATAAGAGCAATGTTGAAATCGGCCAAAGTAGTAAAGGGGGAAGTGGTAATCAAGAGGATTCTGAAGAGGTAGTTGAAGTTTACAATGAAACAGATGATTTTCTAATGGAAGGGACTCAAAATGttaaaggggcaagcactccttcatCCGGGGTTTCAAATG AGTCTCACGTTGATGTTGGCAATCTTGCGAAGGTTTGTAATTCTGTTTTCCGTCATTGGGCTTGGACTTCGAATGGAAATTGTTATGATAAAGGGACTAGAATTATTGTTCGGTGGAACTCGGATATATTTGACGTTTTTGTGATGGCTCAAACCGATAAAGTTATGCATCTTCAGCTTGTCTTTAAGCTTGATAAAAAAGTCTTATTTTGTTCGGTTGTTTACGCAGCGAATTATTATGTTAAACGAAGAGAGCAATGGCATCACTTATCGCTACAAAAGGCTTTACTAGGTGATAAGTCTTGGGTAATCATGGGTGATTTTAATGCGGCTCTTAATTTAGAGGATCATTCTATGGGTTCGTCTTCCATCTCGATTGACATGAGAGAATTTCAAGATTGTGTTTCGGATATTGAGGTGTTCGATATTAATAGATCGGGGTGTCATTTTACGTGGACTCAAAAACCAAAGAATGGTGTTGGTGTGCTAAAGAAACTTGATAGAGTTATGGGTAATAATTCATTTGTTTCTGAATTTCCTAACTCGGTAGCTTTGTTTCATCCTTATAGACTTTCAGATCATTGCCCGTGTCTATTAAATATTCCTACCCCCGGGAAGCCGAAGCCTAGATCGTTTAAATTTGCCAATTTCTTGGTTTTTAAACCGGGTTTCCAGGAGCGTGTTAAGCGGATTTGGGATACCCATGTCGACGGGGTTCCCCAGTTTCAAGTGGTGAAGAAACTCAAGTTGTTAAAATCGCCTCTTCGGGAGCTTCTTTTTCAACAAGGGAATTTACACAAGAAAGTCGAAACAAATCGTCGGGACTTGGATTCAATTCAGCTTCAGATTGATATTAACCTGATGAATGCGGACCTTCGAAAACAGGAAGCGAAGCTTAACGCTGATTTTCAGATCGCCTGTTTAGATGAGGAACGGTTCTTTAAGCAGAAATCAAAGGTGGAATGGTTATGTGCCGGTGACGCGAATACAAAGTTTTTCCATGCTTCTCTGAAGACTAGGAACCACATGACCCGTATTGAGGCTATTTCTAACTCTCAAGGAGTTTTATTTCACGGTGAAGAGGTCCCAAAGGTATTTGTCCATCATTATGAGAACTTTCTTGGTCTTGAAGATAACATTACTATGCAGCCGACGCATgatctttttgagaaaaagttTCGTAATGAAGATGCTACTCACATGGTTCGCACGATTACTAGTGAAGAG ATTATTGGCCCGGATGTGTCGAAGGCTGTCATGGATTTTTTCGGTTCTGGAAAGCTTCTTAGGGAGCTTAATAACACGTTAATTGTTCTTATTCCAAAGAAGTCTACTCCATCGTCTGTcacggactaccgtccgattgcTTGCTGTAATGTCCTCTACAAGTGCATTAGTAAAATTATTGCGGACCGTATTAAGAATTATCTAAATCAGGTTGTTAGTATTAACCAATCCGCCTTCGTCCCTGGAAGGAGAATTTCAGATAATATCTTGCTTACGCAGGAGttgatgcataattatcataggagcattggtcctcctagaTGTGCGTTTAAAGTCGACATCCAGAAAGCGTATGATACCGTTGACTGGAGCTTTCTTAGGCAAGTTCTTATTGGGTTTGGTTTTCATCGGAAAATGATTCATTGGATTATGATGTGTGTATCCACTGCTACCTACTCGATTTGTGTTAATGGGGAAACTCATGGTTACTTCAAGGGGAAACGTGGCTTAAGACAGGGTGATCCGTTATCCCCTTATTTATTCACGCTTGTTATGGAAATTTTAACATATATCTTGCACCGGGCTACTCGGTTGGATTCATCGTTTAGATTCCATAATAAGTGTGAAAAGCAAAAGATTATAAATCTCTGTTTTGCAGATGATTTATTTTTATTTGCCCGTGGTAATGTTCGGTCGGCTCAGTGTATTATGGACTCCCTTTCTCGGTTTTCTAGCATGTCAGGTTTGGTCCCTAGCATCCAGAAAAGCGCGGCCTTCTTTTGCAATGTCTCATCTCATGTCAAAGATGCGATTTTGGATATCCTGCCGTTTGAGGAGGGTATGTTGCCTGTCAAGTACTTAGGGGTTCCCCTTATTTCAACGAGGCTTCGAGTTAAGGATTGTAGTGAGCTTCTTGAAAGATTGGATCAAAGGATCAAGAACTGGAAAAACAAGTTGTTATCTTTTGCGGGCAGGTTACAGTTAATCCTTTCGGTCTTATCGTCTATGCATGTATACTGGGCTTCGGCTTTTATTCTTCCTGCTCGGGTTGTTAATGAGTTAGAGGCGAAAATGAGGAATTTCTTATGGGCCCAGGAGGGTTCCTTTCACCGAGGGAAAGCGAAAGTTTCATGGAAAGCTGTTTGTGTGCCTAAATATGAAGGGGGTCTTGGGATTCGTCGGGTTGGAGATGTTAATAAAGGCCTCATGGTATCGCATATATGGAGTATTCTGAAGCAGAGAGACTCTTTGTGGGTGCAATGGATCCATTCTTATCGGCTTAGAGGTCGGAATTTCTGGAATTGCAAGGAAACAACTACTTGCAGCTGGAGTTGGAGGAAAATCCTCCAATTGAGGCCGCTGGTTAAGGAGCATATTTGGTCTTCGTTGGGAGTTGGCACTACTATTTCAGCCTGGTATGACTCGTGGTGCCATCTTGGGCCCCTGTCAAACATTTTATCGCCTAGGGTAATCACTAATGCAGGCTTTCGGATAGATGCTATGGTTGCGGATGTTTATACAGGTGATGCTTGGGCTTGGCCGAATATTTGGAGGGATTTGTTCCCGGTTCTTAATCAGTTAGATCATATTCGGCCGGATCATAATAAGCGAGACCGTTTGCTTTGGAAGGATGGAGATAATTTGCTGGATCATTCGTCCTTTACGGTTTGGGATTCTCTTCGGATTAGGGAGCAGGAAGTCAATTGGGTTTCTATTGTTTGGTTTCCGCAATGCATTCCAAGGCATGCTTTTTTG